The following coding sequences lie in one Anguilla rostrata isolate EN2019 chromosome 8, ASM1855537v3, whole genome shotgun sequence genomic window:
- the LOC135261774 gene encoding H-2 class I histocompatibility antigen, Q7 alpha chain-like isoform X2 gives MCTETVCVCVWDVRSDSVCFLSSGVHILEWIVGCQWNDETGDTGGIERYEYDGKHFLTDAMKTWNFIPPAQLLFISAVKWNPAVLENDKQYQIQICIESLKKYVSYKSTLDSTVAPEVSLLQKDSSSPVVTCHLTGFYPRDIMVTWQRNGEDLDVDVELGEMVRNEDGTFQTRSHLRVKPEDWKSQNYTCTVKHKSLKQEIVLPVREVNIKRNSDIKRRASSSASSCVLAVFILALAVITIVI, from the exons atgtgcacagagacagtgtgtgtgtgtgtgtgggatgtgcgcagtgacagtgtgtgttttctatCTTCAGGTGTGCACATTCTCGAGTGGATTGTTGGTTGTCAGTGGAATGATGAGACCGGGGACACAGGAGGGATTGAACGTTATGAATACGACGGGAAACACTTCCTCACTGATGCCATGAAAACCTGGAATTTCATTCCACCTGCACAGCTGCTGTTTATCAGTGCAGTAAAATGGAATCCAGCTGTGCTTGAGAATGACAAGCAGTACCAGATCCAGATCTGCATTGAGTCACTGAAGAAGTATGTGAGCTACAAGAGCACTCTGGacagcacag ttgctCCTGAGGTCTCTCTGCTGCAGAAggactcctcctctcctgttgtTACCTGTCATTTGACCGGATTCTACCCCCGTGACATCATGGTAACCTGGCAGAGAAACGGAGAGGACCTGGATGTGGACGTAGAGCTGGGGGAGATGGTGCGCAACGAGGACGGAACTTTCCAGACCAGATCTCACCTGAGAGTGAAGCCTGAGGACTGGAAGAGCCAGAATTACACCTGTACTGTAAAGCACAAGAGCCTGAAACAGGAGATCGTTCTGCCTGTCAGAGAGGTGAACATCAAGAGGAACAGCGATATcaaga GAAGGGCATCATCATCGGCGTCATCATGTGTGCTGGCCGTTTTCATCCTCGCCCTCGCTGTCATCACTATCGTCATTTAG